One genomic segment of Fusobacterium nucleatum includes these proteins:
- a CDS encoding toxin-antitoxin system YwqK family antitoxin encodes MNNQYNKDGKKEGLWVKIYDNGVVQEERNYVNGVREGVYKSYYMNGEIEIIKNYKNGNLHGKYQTFYSDGKLNSEYNLVDGRKVGEYKEFYPNGILKRETVYVNDGTTSKNIKYFPNGKIKLEVNFVDGHMEGPYKEYHSNEKLFKECSYNKKGKLEGKYKEYDVEGNLLKEATYENGVEI; translated from the coding sequence ATGAATAACCAATATAACAAAGATGGAAAAAAAGAGGGTTTATGGGTAAAAATTTACGATAATGGAGTTGTACAAGAAGAAAGAAATTATGTTAATGGTGTAAGAGAAGGAGTCTATAAATCTTACTATATGAATGGAGAAATAGAAATTATAAAAAATTATAAAAATGGTAATCTTCATGGAAAGTATCAAACATTTTATAGTGATGGAAAATTAAATTCTGAATATAATCTTGTTGATGGAAGAAAAGTTGGTGAATATAAAGAATTCTACCCTAATGGAATTTTAAAAAGAGAAACAGTATATGTAAATGATGGAACAACTTCTAAAAATATAAAATATTTCCCTAATGGAAAAATCAAGCTTGAAGTTAATTTTGTAGATGGACATATGGAAGGTCCTTATAAAGAATATCACTCAAATGAAAAATTATTTAAAGAATGTTCTTATAATAAAAAAGGAAAATTAGAAGGTAAATACAAAGAATATGATGTTGAAGGAAATCTTTTAAAAGAAGCAACTTATGAAAATGGAGTTGAAATATAA
- a CDS encoding glutaredoxin domain-containing protein codes for MAKMYGSMLCPDCVEAKEYFEKINYKYDFVNITESMANLKEFLHLRDTRKEFDEVRSFKYVGIPAILTDDNKIIIGDDVFKIK; via the coding sequence ATGGCAAAAATGTATGGTTCTATGCTTTGTCCAGATTGTGTTGAAGCAAAGGAATATTTTGAAAAAATTAACTATAAGTATGATTTTGTAAATATCACAGAAAGTATGGCAAATTTAAAGGAGTTTTTACATCTTAGAGATACTAGAAAAGAGTTTGATGAAGTAAGATCTTTTAAATATGTTGGAATACCAGCTATTCTAACTGATGATAATAAAATTATTATTGGTGATGATGTTTTTAAAATTAAATAA
- a CDS encoding esterase/lipase family protein yields the protein MNYRIALVHGFFRNYKDMEDLENNLMNMGYTVDNLNFPLTFPPIERAIDILKEYLLSLKEKGINKQNEIVLIGFGFGGVLIRETLKLEEVKGIVDKIILLSSPINDSTLHRRLKRTFPFMDLIFKPLAIYAKTRRDRRRFDKDIEVGLIIGRESSGFFGKWLGEYNDGYIEMKDVNFPDAKDKILIPITHNELNKRIGTARYINNFIAKGKFRLE from the coding sequence ATGAATTATAGAATAGCACTTGTTCATGGATTTTTTAGAAACTACAAGGACATGGAAGATTTAGAAAACAATTTAATGAATATGGGGTACACAGTTGATAATCTAAATTTTCCTTTAACTTTTCCTCCTATTGAAAGAGCAATAGATATTTTAAAGGAATATTTATTATCTTTAAAAGAAAAAGGAATCAACAAACAAAATGAAATTGTTTTAATTGGTTTCGGTTTTGGTGGAGTTCTAATAAGAGAAACTTTGAAATTAGAAGAAGTAAAAGGAATTGTTGATAAAATTATTTTACTTTCTTCTCCAATAAATGATTCTACATTACATAGAAGATTAAAAAGAACTTTTCCTTTTATGGATTTAATTTTCAAGCCACTAGCAATCTATGCTAAAACTAGGAGAGATAGAAGAAGATTTGATAAAGACATAGAAGTAGGCCTAATAATAGGTAGAGAAAGCTCTGGATTTTTTGGAAAATGGTTAGGGGAATATAATGACGGTTATATTGAAATGAAAGATGTCAATTTTCCAGATGCTAAAGACAAGATTTTAATCCCTATCACTCATAATGAGTTAAATAAAAGAATAGGAACAGCTAGATACATAAATAATTTTATTGCTAAGGGGAAGTTTAGATTAGAATAA
- the ftsY gene encoding signal recognition particle-docking protein FtsY: MGLFDKLFKKKETEEIEEQVDKEKEIVEKEENQKVNISQRLTKSKEGFFSKLKNIFTSKSKVDDSIYEELEDLLLQSDVGLNMTTNLINQLEKEVKSNKVDNTEEVYEILKRLMSEFLLSQDSKIYLKDNKINVILIVGVNGVGKTTTIGKLALKYKNLGKKVLLGAGDTFRAAAVEQLEEWAKRADVDIIKGREGADPASVVYDTLSRAEATKADIVIIDTAGRLHNKANLMRELEKINNIIKKKIGEQEYESLLVIDGTTGQNGLNQAKEFNSVTDLTGFIVTKLDGTAKGGIVFSVSEELKKPIKFIGLGEKIGDLIEFNAKDFVEAIFN, from the coding sequence ATGGGGTTATTTGATAAACTTTTTAAAAAAAAAGAAACCGAAGAAATAGAAGAACAAGTTGATAAAGAAAAGGAAATTGTCGAGAAAGAAGAAAATCAAAAAGTAAACATTTCTCAAAGACTTACTAAAAGCAAAGAAGGATTCTTTTCAAAATTAAAAAATATATTTACTTCTAAAAGTAAAGTTGATGATTCTATTTACGAAGAATTAGAAGATTTATTATTACAATCTGATGTTGGACTTAACATGACAACAAATTTAATTAATCAGTTAGAAAAAGAAGTTAAATCTAATAAAGTTGATAATACTGAAGAAGTTTATGAAATTTTAAAAAGATTGATGTCTGAATTTTTATTATCACAAGATAGTAAAATTTATTTAAAAGATAATAAAATTAATGTAATTCTAATTGTGGGAGTCAATGGAGTTGGTAAAACTACAACTATCGGTAAACTTGCATTAAAATATAAGAATCTTGGTAAAAAAGTTCTTTTAGGTGCAGGTGATACATTTAGAGCAGCAGCAGTTGAACAACTTGAAGAATGGGCAAAAAGAGCTGATGTTGATATTATAAAAGGAAGAGAAGGAGCTGATCCAGCTTCTGTTGTATATGATACTTTAAGTAGAGCTGAAGCAACAAAAGCTGACATAGTGATAATTGATACTGCTGGAAGACTACATAATAAAGCAAATCTTATGAGAGAACTTGAAAAAATTAATAATATTATTAAGAAAAAAATTGGAGAGCAAGAATATGAATCTCTACTTGTAATTGATGGTACAACAGGACAAAATGGACTAAACCAAGCAAAAGAATTTAATTCAGTTACTGATTTAACAGGTTTCATAGTAACAAAACTTGATGGAACAGCAAAAGGTGGAATTGTTTTTTCAGTTTCAGAAGAATTAAAAAAACCAATTAAGTTTATAGGTTTAGGAGAAAAAATTGGAGATTTGATTGAATTTAATGCCAAAGATTTTGTTGAAGCAATATTTAATTAA
- the yqeH gene encoding ribosome biogenesis GTPase YqeH: MTKKCVGCGVELQNTDKNLQGYTPKPINTKEDMYCQRCFQLKHYGKYSVNKMTREDYKKEVGKLLDDVKLVIAVFDIIDFEGSFDVEILDILREKDSIVIVNKLDLIPDEKHPSEVANWVKNRLAEESIAPLDIAIVSTKNGYGVNGVFRKIKHFYPDGVNAMVIGVTNVGKSSVINRLLGKKIATVSKYPGTTIKNTLNMIPFTNIGLYDTPGLIPEGRASDLVCDNCAQKIIPSGEISRKTFKAKHNRMIMIGNLVKFKILNNDEIKPIFSIYAAKDIQFHETTIEKSKELELGNFFTIPCDCCKEEYNKHKKVNKTLTINTGEELVFKGLAWVSVKRGPLNIQITLPEEIEISIRKAFINPRR; encoded by the coding sequence ATGACGAAAAAATGTGTAGGTTGTGGTGTGGAATTACAAAACACTGATAAAAATTTACAAGGATATACTCCTAAACCTATTAATACTAAGGAAGATATGTATTGTCAAAGATGTTTCCAATTAAAGCATTATGGAAAATATTCTGTTAATAAAATGACAAGAGAGGATTATAAAAAAGAAGTTGGAAAACTTCTTGATGATGTTAAACTTGTTATTGCAGTATTTGACATTATAGACTTTGAAGGTTCGTTTGATGTTGAAATTTTAGATATTTTAAGAGAAAAAGATTCAATAGTTATAGTCAATAAATTAGATTTAATTCCTGATGAAAAACACCCATCAGAAGTTGCTAACTGGGTAAAAAATAGACTTGCTGAGGAAAGTATAGCACCTCTTGATATAGCAATAGTTAGTACAAAAAATGGTTATGGAGTAAATGGAGTTTTTAGAAAAATTAAACATTTTTATCCTGATGGTGTAAATGCTATGGTTATTGGGGTTACTAATGTAGGAAAATCTAGTGTTATAAATAGACTTTTAGGTAAAAAGATTGCAACAGTTTCAAAATATCCAGGGACAACAATAAAAAATACTTTAAATATGATTCCATTTACTAATATTGGTTTATATGATACTCCTGGTTTAATTCCAGAAGGAAGAGCTTCTGATTTAGTATGTGATAACTGTGCTCAAAAAATTATCCCTTCAGGTGAAATTTCAAGAAAAACATTTAAAGCAAAACATAATAGAATGATAATGATAGGAAATTTAGTTAAATTTAAAATTTTAAATAATGATGAAATTAAACCTATATTTTCTATCTACGCAGCAAAAGATATACAATTTCATGAAACTACAATAGAAAAATCTAAGGAATTAGAATTAGGAAATTTCTTTACAATACCTTGTGACTGCTGTAAAGAAGAATATAACAAACATAAAAAAGTAAATAAAACTTTAACAATTAATACAGGAGAGGAGCTAGTATTTAAAGGTTTAGCTTGGGTATCAGTTAAAAGAGGTCCCTTAAATATTCAAATCACTTTACCAGAAGAAATTGAAATATCTATTAGAAAAGCCTTTATAAATCCTAGAAGATAG
- a CDS encoding tyrosine-type recombinase/integrase: MTEKINIEKSIKNFIYYLEFEENKKNNTVISIRKDLNNFLEYLNKKNLVTLDKLDELVIKEYLAELKAIDLSNSTHNRRLSSIKKFYKYLINNNLKEKGKEILIEGIKNDEKKLEYLNPDEIELLREEMKEESFNVLRDRLMFELLYSSGMTVAELLSLGELNFNLEKREVYLLKNKISKVLYFSQTCKEVYLKFLIAKKEKFKEEDNPNIIFINSSNMRLTDRSVRRLINKYSEKANLQKEVSPYTLRHSFCLYMLRNGMSKEYLAKLLDLKSIGLLDIYEDLCKKEIL; encoded by the coding sequence ATGACTGAGAAAATAAATATTGAAAAATCTATAAAAAATTTTATATATTATTTAGAATTTGAAGAAAACAAAAAAAATAATACAGTTATTTCTATAAGAAAAGACCTAAATAACTTTTTGGAATATCTTAATAAAAAAAATCTTGTTACTCTTGATAAATTAGATGAATTAGTAATTAAAGAATATCTAGCTGAATTGAAAGCTATTGATTTATCAAATTCTACTCATAATAGAAGACTTTCATCTATAAAGAAATTCTATAAATACCTTATAAATAATAATTTAAAAGAAAAAGGAAAAGAAATATTAATAGAAGGTATAAAAAATGATGAAAAAAAACTTGAATATCTAAATCCTGATGAAATTGAGCTTTTAAGAGAAGAAATGAAGGAAGAAAGTTTTAATGTGCTTAGAGATAGACTTATGTTTGAGCTTCTATATTCAAGTGGAATGACTGTGGCAGAACTACTTTCATTAGGAGAATTAAATTTTAATTTAGAAAAAAGAGAAGTTTATCTTTTAAAAAATAAAATTTCAAAAGTTTTATATTTTAGCCAAACTTGCAAAGAAGTTTATTTAAAATTTCTTATTGCTAAAAAAGAAAAATTTAAAGAAGAAGATAATCCAAATATTATCTTTATAAATAGCTCTAATATGAGATTAACAGATCGTTCTGTCAGAAGGTTGATAAATAAATATTCAGAAAAAGCTAATTTACAAAAAGAAGTTAGCCCATATACTCTTAGACATTCTTTTTGTTTATATATGTTAAGAAATGGTATGTCCAAAGAATATTTAGCAAAGCTTTTAGATTTAAAAAGTATTGGGCTATTGGATATATATGAAGATTTATGTAAAAAGGAGATTTTATGA
- the trmFO gene encoding methylenetetrahydrofolate--tRNA-(uracil(54)-C(5))-methyltransferase (FADH(2)-oxidizing) TrmFO codes for MEKEVIVVGAGLAGSEAAYQLAKRGIKVKLYEMKAKKKTPAHSKDYFSELVCSNSLGSDSLENASGLMKEELRILGSLLINIADKNRVPAGQALAVDRDGFSEEVTKILKNTENIEIIEEEFTEIPNDKIVIIASGPLTSDKLFEKISEITGEESLYFYDAAAPIVTFESIDMNKAYFQSRYGKGDGEYINCPMNKEEYYNFYNELIKAKRAELKNFEKEKLFDACMPIEKIAMSGEKTMTFGPLKPKGLINPRTEKMDYAVVQLRQDDKEGKLYNIVGFQTNLKFGEQKRVFSMIPGLENAEFIRYGVMHRNTFINSTKLLDKTLRLKNRDNIYFAGQITGGEGYVTAIATGMYVAMNVANRLENKKEFILEDISEIGAIVNYITEEKKKFQPMGANFGIIRNLDENIRDKKEKYRKLSERAIEYLKKSIKGV; via the coding sequence ATGGAAAAAGAGGTTATAGTTGTAGGAGCTGGACTTGCAGGTTCAGAAGCAGCTTATCAACTAGCTAAAAGAGGTATAAAAGTAAAATTATATGAAATGAAAGCTAAAAAGAAAACTCCTGCTCACTCAAAAGATTACTTTTCTGAATTAGTTTGCAGTAATTCTTTAGGAAGTGATAGTTTAGAAAATGCCTCTGGACTTATGAAAGAAGAATTAAGGATTTTAGGTTCATTATTAATAAATATTGCTGATAAAAATAGAGTTCCAGCAGGACAAGCACTTGCAGTTGATAGAGATGGTTTTTCAGAAGAAGTTACTAAAATTTTAAAAAATACTGAAAATATTGAGATAATAGAAGAAGAGTTCACAGAAATTCCTAATGATAAGATTGTAATTATTGCAAGTGGCCCTTTAACTTCTGATAAACTTTTTGAAAAAATAAGTGAAATTACAGGAGAAGAAAGTTTATATTTCTATGATGCTGCTGCACCTATTGTAACTTTTGAGAGTATAGATATGAATAAAGCATATTTTCAATCAAGATATGGAAAAGGTGATGGAGAATATATAAACTGTCCAATGAATAAAGAAGAATATTATAATTTCTACAATGAACTTATAAAAGCTAAGAGAGCAGAGCTTAAAAATTTTGAAAAAGAAAAATTATTTGATGCCTGTATGCCTATTGAAAAAATTGCTATGAGTGGAGAAAAAACAATGACTTTTGGACCTTTAAAACCAAAGGGACTTATCAATCCAAGAACAGAAAAAATGGATTATGCAGTTGTTCAATTAAGACAAGATGATAAAGAAGGAAAGCTATATAATATAGTAGGCTTCCAAACTAATTTAAAATTTGGAGAACAAAAAAGAGTTTTTTCTATGATACCAGGTTTAGAAAATGCTGAATTTATAAGATATGGAGTAATGCATAGAAATACTTTTATCAATTCTACAAAACTTTTAGATAAAACTTTGAGACTAAAAAATAGAGACAATATTTATTTTGCAGGACAAATAACAGGTGGAGAAGGTTATGTAACTGCGATAGCTACTGGAATGTATGTTGCAATGAATGTAGCTAATAGATTAGAAAATAAAAAAGAATTTATTTTAGAAGATATTTCAGAAATTGGAGCAATAGTAAATTATATAACTGAAGAAAAGAAAAAATTTCAACCTATGGGAGCAAATTTTGGAATTATAAGAAATTTAGATGAAAATATAAGAGATAAAAAAGAAAAATATAGAAAATTGTCAGAAAGAGCTATTGAATATTTAAAAAAATCAATAAAAGGTGTATAA
- the topA gene encoding type I DNA topoisomerase — MLKLPKKSEKNKLVIVESPAKAKTIEKILGSSYKVISSYGHIIDLPKTKIGVDVNNDFKPSYNTIKGKGEVIKQLKEASKKADKIYLASDPDREGESIAWHIANTLKLDHNEKNRIEFHEITEKAIKDAVKNPRKINIARVNSQQARRILDRLVGYEISPFLWKLISPNTSAGRVQSVALKIICELEDKIKAFVPEKYWDVKGIFDTKYSLNLYKIDNKKIDKLKDEKLLDRVKKDLKKKYEVISSKVSKKIKNPPLPLKTSTLQQLASSYLGFSASKTMMVAQKLYEGISIKGEHKGLITYMRTDSTRISEEAKEMARNYITKNFGKEYLGLATPKAKKESKNVQDAHEGIRPTDINYTPENIMEFLDKDQFKLYNLIWQRFLISQLAAMKYEQFEYILEKDKIEYRGTINKIIFDGYYKVFKEDEDLPIGDFPEIKEGDKFTLDKLDIKEDYTKAPARLTESSLVKTLEAEGIGRPSTYASIIDTLKKREYVELQNKSFVPTEIGYEVKTQLDKFFPNIMNIKFTAKLEDELDEVDSGDKNWIDLLKVFYTELQKYEEKCKIVVEEELEKIVESDVIAKNGKPMIMKIGRFGRYLASQDTESKENISLKGIDISLEDIKKGKIFVKKQIEELGKKKEGQKTDIILDNGSRLLLKYGRFGAYLESENYKEDNIRKTIPKEIKTKIEKNTIKKENDILCLKDIFDKIEKEEEEILKKAGKCEKCGRPFKISNGRWGKFLACTGYPECKNIKKIEK, encoded by the coding sequence GTGTTAAAGTTGCCTAAAAAATCAGAAAAAAATAAATTAGTAATAGTAGAATCGCCAGCTAAAGCTAAAACAATTGAAAAAATTTTAGGAAGTTCATATAAAGTAATTTCTTCTTATGGACATATAATTGATTTACCTAAAACTAAAATAGGTGTAGATGTAAATAATGATTTTAAACCTTCTTACAATACTATAAAAGGTAAGGGAGAAGTTATAAAACAATTGAAAGAAGCTTCTAAAAAGGCTGATAAAATATATCTTGCATCTGACCCTGATAGAGAAGGAGAATCAATAGCTTGGCATATAGCTAATACATTAAAACTTGACCACAATGAAAAAAACAGAATAGAATTTCATGAAATTACTGAAAAAGCAATAAAGGATGCAGTGAAAAATCCTAGAAAGATCAATATAGCAAGAGTTAATTCTCAACAAGCTAGAAGAATTTTAGATAGACTTGTAGGCTATGAAATAAGTCCATTCTTATGGAAACTTATTTCGCCAAATACAAGTGCAGGAAGAGTTCAATCTGTTGCTTTAAAAATAATTTGTGAATTAGAAGATAAAATCAAAGCCTTTGTCCCAGAAAAATATTGGGATGTAAAAGGAATTTTTGATACTAAATATAGTCTAAATTTATATAAAATTGATAATAAAAAAATTGATAAACTAAAAGATGAAAAATTACTTGATAGAGTGAAAAAAGATTTAAAAAAGAAATATGAAGTTATCTCATCTAAGGTATCAAAGAAAATTAAAAACCCGCCTTTACCATTAAAAACAAGTACCTTACAACAATTGGCTTCATCATACTTAGGCTTTTCTGCAAGTAAAACTATGATGGTTGCACAAAAATTATATGAAGGTATTAGTATTAAAGGAGAACATAAAGGGCTTATTACTTATATGAGAACTGACTCTACAAGAATTTCTGAAGAAGCAAAAGAAATGGCAAGAAATTATATTACTAAAAACTTTGGTAAAGAGTATTTAGGCTTAGCTACTCCTAAAGCCAAAAAGGAAAGTAAAAATGTTCAAGATGCCCATGAAGGAATAAGACCAACTGATATTAACTATACTCCTGAAAATATAATGGAATTTTTAGATAAAGACCAATTTAAACTATATAATTTAATATGGCAAAGATTTTTAATATCTCAACTTGCAGCTATGAAGTATGAACAATTTGAATATATATTAGAAAAAGATAAAATCGAATATAGAGGAACTATAAACAAAATAATATTTGATGGATATTACAAAGTCTTTAAAGAAGATGAAGATTTACCAATAGGAGATTTCCCTGAAATAAAAGAAGGGGATAAATTTACTCTTGATAAATTAGATATTAAAGAAGATTATACTAAAGCACCTGCAAGACTTACTGAATCTTCATTGGTAAAAACTCTTGAAGCAGAAGGTATTGGAAGACCTTCAACTTATGCAAGTATAATAGACACTTTAAAAAAGAGAGAATATGTAGAATTACAAAATAAAAGTTTTGTTCCAACAGAAATAGGTTATGAAGTTAAAACTCAACTTGATAAATTTTTTCCTAATATTATGAATATAAAATTCACTGCTAAATTAGAAGATGAATTAGATGAAGTTGACAGTGGAGATAAAAATTGGATAGACCTTTTAAAAGTTTTTTATACTGAATTACAAAAATATGAAGAAAAATGCAAGATTGTTGTAGAAGAAGAGTTAGAAAAAATAGTTGAATCTGATGTTATTGCCAAAAATGGTAAGCCTATGATAATGAAAATTGGAAGATTTGGAAGATATCTTGCTTCACAAGATACTGAAAGTAAAGAAAATATTTCATTAAAAGGTATTGATATTTCACTTGAAGATATAAAAAAAGGAAAAATATTTGTAAAAAAACAAATAGAGGAATTAGGTAAGAAAAAAGAAGGACAAAAAACTGATATTATTTTAGATAATGGTTCAAGATTACTATTGAAATATGGAAGATTTGGAGCATATTTGGAAAGTGAAAACTATAAAGAAGATAATATTAGAAAAACTATTCCAAAAGAAATAAAAACTAAAATTGAAAAAAATACAATAAAAAAAGAAAATGATATTTTATGTTTAAAGGATATATTTGATAAAATTGAAAAAGAAGAAGAAGAAATATTAAAAAAAGCTGGAAAATGTGAAAAATGTGGTAGACCATTTAAAATTAGCAATGGAAGATGGGGTAAATTTTTAGCTTGTACTGGCTATCCTGAATGTAAAAATATTAAAAAGATAGAAAAATAA
- the dprA gene encoding DNA-processing protein DprA yields the protein MNYNFITINDDIYPECLKEISNPPLKLYYKGNLDLLKEERLISVVGTRNPSSYGKLCCEYMVKKMTAANITIVSGFAKGIDSIAHKTSLLTEGKTIAVIASGLDIVYPTSNLSLYREIEEKGLILSEYEAGVKPFKSNFPQRNRIIAGLSKGTIVVESKDRGGSLITADLALEFNRDVYAVPGDVFSEYSKGCNNLIRDSRAKSLSNINELLKDYSWEIEEKNDNNKYTQNQILILNSLSSEKNLDNILIETKIEQTEILAELMTLEIMGVIKSIAGGRYKKIL from the coding sequence ATGAATTATAATTTTATTACAATAAATGATGATATATATCCTGAGTGTTTAAAAGAAATTTCTAATCCCCCTTTAAAATTATATTACAAAGGAAATTTAGATTTATTAAAAGAAGAAAGGCTAATTTCAGTTGTGGGGACAAGAAATCCAAGTTCTTATGGAAAATTATGTTGTGAATACATGGTAAAAAAGATGACTGCTGCCAATATAACAATAGTTAGTGGCTTTGCAAAAGGAATTGATAGTATAGCACATAAAACTTCTCTACTTACTGAAGGAAAAACAATAGCTGTTATTGCCTCGGGGCTTGATATAGTTTATCCAACTTCTAATTTAAGTTTATATAGAGAAATAGAAGAAAAAGGTTTAATTTTAAGTGAGTATGAAGCAGGAGTTAAACCTTTTAAATCTAATTTTCCTCAAAGAAATAGAATTATTGCTGGACTTTCAAAGGGAACAATAGTGGTTGAAAGTAAAGATAGAGGTGGCAGTTTAATTACTGCTGATTTAGCCTTAGAATTCAATAGAGATGTGTATGCTGTTCCGGGTGATGTTTTTTCTGAATATTCAAAAGGTTGTAACAATCTTATAAGAGATTCACGAGCAAAATCACTTTCAAATATTAATGAATTATTAAAAGATTATTCTTGGGAAATTGAAGAAAAGAACGATAATAACAAATATACACAAAATCAAATACTTATTTTAAATAGCCTTTCATCTGAAAAAAATCTTGACAATATACTTATAGAAACAAAAATTGAACAAACAGAAATACTTGCAGAATTAATGACATTAGAAATAATGGGTGTTATAAAAAGTATAGCAGGTGGAAGATATAAAAAAATCTTGTAA
- a CDS encoding tetratricopeptide repeat protein yields the protein MKKILISLFLIISMIGLSESDRETGITAERNETPVTQSTTDDGGETVENPEQQKTTAVFYEYRPEILIQLDEQMKSAGRGSVGQLNARYEQELNVYLEMYSYDSDRIFYLANEYMLLNNYHRANKIFLKDNKDIKNVFGAATTYRFMGQNENAIQKYTQAISMNPGFAESYLGRGLANRNLENYDSAVNDLQTYISRTGAHDGYVALADVYFKMGKNKEAYSIASQGLAKYKDSKILRTLANNIYKNKID from the coding sequence ATGAAAAAAATATTAATTAGTTTATTTTTAATAATATCAATGATTGGACTTTCAGAAAGTGACAGAGAAACTGGAATAACAGCTGAAAGAAATGAAACACCAGTTACTCAAAGCACTACTGATGATGGAGGAGAAACAGTAGAAAATCCTGAACAACAAAAAACAACTGCTGTATTTTATGAATATAGACCTGAAATTTTAATACAATTAGATGAACAAATGAAAAGTGCAGGGCGTGGTTCAGTAGGGCAATTAAATGCTAGATATGAACAAGAATTAAATGTTTATTTAGAAATGTATTCTTATGACAGTGATAGAATTTTCTATTTAGCCAATGAATATATGTTGCTTAACAATTACCATAGAGCTAATAAAATTTTCTTAAAAGATAATAAAGATATTAAAAATGTTTTTGGAGCAGCAACTACATACAGATTTATGGGACAAAATGAAAATGCTATACAAAAATATACACAAGCAATATCTATGAATCCAGGTTTTGCAGAATCTTATTTAGGAAGAGGTTTAGCAAATAGAAATTTAGAGAATTATGACAGTGCTGTTAATGATTTACAAACATATATTTCCAGAACTGGTGCACATGATGGATATGTTGCTCTGGCAGATGTGTATTTCAAAATGGGTAAGAATAAAGAGGCATATAGCATAGCTAGCCAAGGTTTAGCTAAATACAAAGATTCTAAAATATTAAGAACTTTAGCTAACAATATATATAAAAATAAAATTGATTAA